The following DNA comes from Camelina sativa cultivar DH55 chromosome 14, Cs, whole genome shotgun sequence.
GTGGGACTATCCGTTTCAAACATCTGAGAATGTGAGATTGAATCTTGGTGATTTCGATTGGCGTCCTTACACTAAACCTTTAAAGAAttgtgatatgctcaaattaaaacctagagctactctctcaaattaagaggtcactgcagtacttaggggtcaaattccacaaggatagttgatttaaattaagaaaagcaatgcaaaatattaaataaaagttttgtaaattcagaagatcaaaaagctaggcctagggaatttctcaggaaattacaaattattaaatcaagaaattattaggattcaagcaattaagaatagatctagaactctaaactcttttgtaaaataaatcagctctcactgcaaatattatctaaatttaaaaccagaaaatccaaatctctttgtaaaattctaggttaaaaatcagttttaaaaacaggttagattgttcacaaaattactaaatcaaatctctttgcaagaagtaattttgctcatcaaaaggttttatcaggaaaatcaattatattctcatatcaatttattttcctaaagtattaattctaggtgatcaatcaagaattaatatgaagaacaacataagatgaagatctagaaagataatgaatcctaaaaataacagatttaataaatcataaaaaaccTATGAAagaccctgaacctaacaagcaaactactcagacatatttaatgaagaacaagacataattctgaataataagcaattgaaattaaaagagtaaaagggagttcaaaaattcttctctcaaagcagatctctctcttcaaagctctcaaaatctcacagggttgcagaaaataaaacttgctagaataaaacttaagggtttataaaacccaaaaacactataaatatgtcctaaaacacgttagggacttgtgttgcaattatggaaaactttgggcaactttgtaaaatttccaaatttgtgattcttcatcggctaAAGAGGGTGTCCATTGATGCTcctaagtggtgtcgatcgatgccatttCTTTGATCTgagtccaaattgattcttcgagatttatgctccaaaatgatccaaattgctacACTTTGCTGCTTGTGTGCCAAagtcctagaaaacctgcaaagactcaaaatcatcctagaaaacaaatcaaaagactctaaaacactccttatatcatggttaaaaaccacaaaaaccatgatatatcaaattGGAACCTTCCTCGGTTTTACCCTGAAGAAGCTATGTGGATGACTGTTGATGACAATCTTGATGATgactttgtttcattttctcgATGTATGAGAGTTTCTCATCTTGTTGGGATTGGTATTGTGGAGGGTTACTATCCGAATCGAGGGGCAATGCAGTTCGGGCTGACTCAAGATCTTCCTTGCTTAGTTACCGATCAAAGAAGCTTCACAGAAAAGGAGGCATGGGATGATTACGATAAGTCTCTTGATGGTGTAAAGCTGTACATGCCTTCTTGTCTTGCTACGCCTTCTGTTACTGAAAGATATCAAGACTGGTGGTTGAAATTTGTTTCACAGTTTCTGAGTCCTTCAGAATCAACTGAAACTATTAATGCAAGTAATAgaattgttgatgatgatgatgatgatgatgtgcaGCCTTTGGGTCAAGTGCTTCAGAAGTGGGGAGAGAGCTTTCTTAGGAAAGTCAAAAGATTTAAGACGCGCAGGTTAGCGAAAAAACTGAGATTCGAGATAGAGAAAGACAAGATTGGTGATAGTGGTGCATCAGCTTCATCAGAATTACCACTTAGTCAGTTGTTTAAGGAGGAGTTGATGAAGAGAACAAGTGAGCATTTAAGAAACAAGGGAAGCAAGCGAGCTCGTGAGGATGATGAGAGTTCTATGGATCACAAAGACgatgaaaaagatgatgacattaCCATTGCTCCAATTAGTGAATCTAAAAGAAATGACGAAAGTGGAAGTAAAGCTAAGAATAGTACGGTTCAGAGTTCATCTAATGAAAACAACTCTTCAGATTCTCTTGTTGATTCTAATGGAGGTAAAACTAACACTGTTGTGTCACCACCAGAGACGAGGCAAACATGTGATGATGAGCTTCATTTAAACGAAACCAAGGAAGAAGAGTGTTTGGTCCATGAAGATGGAGAAAAGCAGAGATGCAATGAGAATTTGTGCAGTGAAGCTGAGAAAGAagacaatattgatgaaagatTGAAAAATAGAAAGCTTTCAATAAAGGAGATACAACTGAAGATGGAGACACGTATCATGAAGGTGGAGAAGAGCTTGGCAATGATTAGAACATGGAAAACCAGAAGAAACCATACTAATAATGGAGTTTCTGCTTTAACTACTTGTGTCTAAACTATCCTCTCTGTAACCTCTTCAAGAGGATCTCATGGAGACAGACACATCAATGTCACAAATATTAACCTTGCTATGATTTTTATGTGTGTTCTTTTGCATATTATGTGTAATGGATAACTTATAACTCTTATCAGAGTCAAGATAACAAACCTTATGTATATGATGTTTTTGTGtattggtttagtttggtttggtgtgGACATTTTAATTTCTGGTTTGGTTCGATTTATTAATCAATTGGTTTATATTGGTTTAATCATAAATGTTCACTGCCGGTGGTAGGAAGGAACACTATCTCGGAGATCAAGATCCGTCATCAAGCTCGTCTGAGAAAACATcaaaaaggtttaaaatttATACGATATTTCTGAAACTCTAAAAAGGGTTATGTCAATTTAGGAGAGAGAGGACAGAGAGACATGGTGAGGAAGCACAAGTACGGGAAGGTAGTGTTGGTTTCGTGCATCGCGCTTTTAGCTACCGGACTCATTGCCGACTTCCTCTGGGCTACTTCTCATAGATTCTCCTCCGTCGCAATCTCCGCCGGATTATCTCTACCCTCTTCCCTTACCACCGTAATCGTTCCCGGCCAGGTGAGTTTGTGTGATCTGTTGTTGATGTAATTAAGATCTCGACATCTGAAATTAGCAATATCTAGCTTCAGTAATATGATTCTTGCTTAACTACTTGCATTGAGGTTGTGAGTGGTgaatttactctgtttttgatgttttcatTAGGAGAAAgatactaagaagaagaaggacagtGTGAAAGAGAGGAAACTATCTAACACGTTTCAAGATTTGCCAGCTCCTGAATTGAAATGGGAGAAGATGGCAGCTTCACCTGTAGCTCGTCTAGATGGAGCTGCAATTCAGATTAGGGATCTTCTATATGTATTTGCTGGATATGGAAACATTAATCTTGTGCATTCACATGTTGATATCTACAATTTCACGGCTAACTCGTGGGGAGGAAGATTCAATATGCCTAAAGAGATGGCTCATTCTCATTTAGGGATGGTAACGGATGGGCGATACATTTATATTGTTACTGGTCAGTTTGGTCCGCAGTGCAGAGGTCCTACAGCTAAAACATTTGTGCTTGATACCGATTCAAATACATGGAAGGACTTTGTTCCGTTACCAGTTCCTAGGTACTGTGTAACAAGAAGATACAGCTTCGACGTTTTTTCATTATACTATGCTATGTGTTTCTCTTTTGATGATGGACAATGTTGAGAGAAATGATTTGCCAATTTTAACATTTCAGGTATGCACCGGCTACTCAGCTTTGGAGAGGAAGACTCCATGTGATGGGCGGAAGCAAGGAGAATAGATTTACACCTGGACTTGAACATTGGAGCATTGCGGTTAGAGATGGCCAACCATTGGAAAATGAGTGGAGAAGTGAAATCCCAATCCCTCGTGGAGGACCTCACAGGTTATTATTTAACAGTGATCTTTTAACAAGTTATTGTGTGTAAAACAGTTGACGAAATAAATCTTAAGTCCTCCTGTTTTATGTGCCATTGTAGGGCATGTGTAGTAGTTGATGACCGACTATTTGTACTTGGTGGTCAAGAAGGTGATTTTATGGCTAAACCCGGATCTCCCATCTTCAAGTGCTCACGCCGGATGGAGGTAATGGATTTATATCTTCCACAAGGCAAATCAAGCTATTATTCTGTGAATTATGCTCTATATCATGAGTTTTCTACTTTGATTCAGGTGGTATTCAGCGATGTCTATATGTTAGATGAGGAAATGAAATGGAAAGTTATGCCGCCGATGCCCAAACCTGATTCCCATATTGAATTTGCTTGGAAAGTGGTTAATAACTCCATTGTAATCGTTGGAGGCACAACAGAGAAGCATCCTGAAACCAAAAAGATGGTTCTTGTTGGCGAAATCTTCCAGTTCAACTTGAATACACTGGTAAAATACTTGAAGCCTTTATGCTTAAACCTGTCCAAGATTCGTGTATCGCTAATGATTTTGGCTTTCTCTACAGAAATGGTATGTCATTGGGAAATTACCATACCGTGTGAAAACAACGCTGGTTGGATATTGGGACGGACAGCTTTACTTCACTTCaggacaaagagacaagggtcCAGATGATCCTGGCCCGAGGAAGGTTATTGCAGAGATGTGGAGAACCAAACTGATACTCCATCCATGAGGCAAGCAAACATTATCGTTGATAGAAGATTTTGTAGTGCTAAAGATCACGATATATTACATTCTTTGAGCCTAATTTAAAAACAAGTCCTTCCATTACATATTTACATCCCCTGTTCATGGTAATTTGTATATTGTAAACTGAATCAGAATctatatttaaattacaatttgaaAACACAGCTTTATGTGTTTCTCTTTAATCAGAGAGTTTGTAATGATGGAAATCCATTTCTGGTATATCAATACAATTTTATACAACCTGCTAATTTACAAAAAAGAGGAACCACCACTACTATTATATGCCTTTTCCAGGTCTTTGTTGATTGTCTAGATCAGAGAACCCAAGAACAAGCTCCACCATGAAAAGCTCTCCATCAAACCTTAGACCAGACGATGCTGCAGGCTGAAGAAGACCATCAACCATTCCACCAAACACGTATACAAATCTCCCTGAAAGATCAGCACAGGCACGGTGAAAAGACCTACTTTTTGGTCCGTATGAGATTCGATCAAGCTTTCTCCACACAGAAGATCCGTTTAAACTAACTCCTTGTGGTTGTAAACCTGAAGAAGGAATGGTTTTAACATCCAACACCCAGAAATCATCTTTCCTATGCCTATAAGAATCTTCACCCCCGTAAATCAAGATCCGACCTCCCAATACAAGAGTCGCTGAGTGACCAACCCGAGGCAATGATGCATATTCAGGGACATCCCGGAAATCGTAGAAGATCTGTATCCATTTTTCTTCACACAGTTCTTGAATATCCAAGATCCAAACATCATCAAGCACATCATATCCTAATCCTCTGCCTCCAAACAGAACCACTTGGTTTTCTCTAATGCAAGTCAAAGTATGTCCTGAGCGCGGTGGCGGTGATTGTCGAGACTCCACCATGTGCCATGTCCCAGATGTGAAATCTTCAGAAAGTTCTAGAATCCATGCATCTCCAAGCCTGACTCCGTTCAGCCCGATTCCTCCATGTACAACCATCTTCGTCTCTGCAATACAACAGGC
Coding sequences within:
- the LOC104742669 gene encoding kelch repeat-containing protein At3g27220-like, with the translated sequence MVRKHKYGKVVLVSCIALLATGLIADFLWATSHRFSSVAISAGLSLPSSLTTVIVPGQEKDTKKKKDSVKERKLSNTFQDLPAPELKWEKMAASPVARLDGAAIQIRDLLYVFAGYGNINLVHSHVDIYNFTANSWGGRFNMPKEMAHSHLGMVTDGRYIYIVTGQFGPQCRGPTAKTFVLDTDSNTWKDFVPLPVPRYAPATQLWRGRLHVMGGSKENRFTPGLEHWSIAVRDGQPLENEWRSEIPIPRGGPHRACVVVDDRLFVLGGQEGDFMAKPGSPIFKCSRRMEVVFSDVYMLDEEMKWKVMPPMPKPDSHIEFAWKVVNNSIVIVGGTTEKHPETKKMVLVGEIFQFNLNTLKWYVIGKLPYRVKTTLVGYWDGQLYFTSGQRDKGPDDPGPRKVIAEMWRTKLILHP
- the LOC104742668 gene encoding F-box/kelch-repeat protein At1g51550-like — protein: MAAESARRNSSPPSTSQSWSSPITNLHDDHLSTILLLLPVGSILSFSMTCKRYKSLACSDSLWEALCEREWGSQSLAALKLSSLRDGFSWMMMFQRVYKMDSVCCHKISDPDDDVVESSSFPIPRASHSLNFVNDHLVLFGGGCQGGRHLDDTWTSYVDKSNQKILKWKKVESGTPSGRFGHTCIVIGEYLLLFGGINDRGERLNDTWIGQVFCHEGLSWKLLNVGPTQRPRPPPRGAHSACCIAETKMVVHGGIGLNGVRLGDAWILELSEDFTSGTWHMVESRQSPPPRSGHTLTCIRENQVVLFGGRGLGYDVLDDVWILDIQELCEEKWIQIFYDFRDVPEYASLPRVGHSATLVLGGRILIYGGEDSYRHRKDDFWVLDVKTIPSSGLQPQGVSLNGSSVWRKLDRISYGPKSRSFHRACADLSGRFVYVFGGMVDGLLQPAASSGLRFDGELFMVELVLGFSDLDNQQRPGKGI